A region of Rhodoferax potami DNA encodes the following proteins:
- a CDS encoding ProQ/FINO family protein has protein sequence MTESLPQPTEAPAAETPAASKQRPAKSDVLPVLDKMAALYPHLFGAVFRPMKRGIFQELLDKHPAEFEPVSLKAALSMHARSLRYLTAVASGEQRHDLQGQPVEPMAPEHVYHALLEVFRRRQSRTQEDLRPKLVQRVVSAWEASGLTPQAYRELLSGRDEASNAVLDEALVEAEVRAAKAEALLAAFNASGASVEAFADMYGLDPRAVARLLRRPGAKVTA, from the coding sequence ATGACCGAATCCTTGCCCCAGCCAACGGAAGCGCCCGCTGCCGAAACACCAGCAGCCTCCAAGCAGCGCCCCGCCAAATCTGATGTATTGCCGGTGCTCGACAAGATGGCTGCCCTGTATCCCCACTTGTTCGGTGCCGTCTTCAGGCCCATGAAGCGGGGTATTTTTCAGGAGTTGCTCGACAAGCACCCCGCCGAATTTGAACCTGTCAGCCTCAAGGCAGCGCTGTCCATGCATGCGCGGTCGCTGCGCTACTTGACTGCAGTCGCGTCCGGCGAGCAGCGTCACGACCTGCAAGGCCAGCCGGTAGAGCCGATGGCGCCTGAGCACGTGTACCACGCCTTGCTGGAGGTGTTCCGCCGTCGCCAGTCCCGCACCCAGGAAGACTTGCGTCCTAAGCTGGTACAGCGGGTGGTCTCCGCGTGGGAGGCCTCAGGCCTTACGCCCCAAGCCTATCGCGAGTTACTCAGCGGGCGTGACGAAGCGTCCAATGCGGTACTCGACGAAGCGCTCGTTGAAGCCGAAGTGCGTGCTGCCAAGGCGGAGGCCTTGTTGGCTGCATTCAATGCAAGTGGGGCAAGCGTCGAAGCGTTTGCCGATATGTACGGTCTGGATCCGCGCGCAGTCGCCCGTTTGTTGCGGCGCCCTGGTGCCAAAGTGACGGCCTGA
- a CDS encoding alpha/beta hydrolase family protein: MPTHILKLHTFALSTIAVAMLTACGGGGGGSGGGSAKTGFLSGTVIDGYIEGAKVCLDVNSNGACDTGEPTATTDSGGKYKLDTGSISTSGLTVIAEIPDTAKDSDDNGLTLLAAGKSAYTMAAPATESSVVTPITTLIVGKVKTDNLSAATAKGRVLEELGLASDTNPYEDHVAAGNSIVQGTARQLAAQLQQAQKNLPAGTTPQERLAKLQEAVKAMQDAAGSVALKSQDADPLNLPLTLSTVATGSLFAYKMPSAMGKQINATAMLFTPKSVPPPGGWPLVVFGHGTVGVAQSCAPSVTMKATGNWEYASVVASLLSQGMVVVAPDYEGMGSSAMGVEAGHPYLDLGSAGRSMALAAVGAKKLMTTQLSGAWATMGHSQGGHAALAGAQFAGLAKKQEPSLNYKGAIAIAPASNLQMSLNTMWSGIQASSLNPASYATGYNAVEISNFYAAYVVKGTQSTPAPLTPSDVFGARMLAVYNAKVGTECFSSFSSSVSTSVGQYAVTNGATPAGYTGFINAAINATNVTRVLNSNEPGQMKLPGNTLIVQGSADTTVLPSSTRALLATMQSKGSQVTLSYHDSVAATHGGVLAVPAAQAAVTNHLNSMFTAH, from the coding sequence ATGCCCACTCACATCCTCAAGCTGCACACCTTTGCTCTGTCTACTATTGCCGTCGCAATGCTCACCGCCTGTGGAGGCGGCGGCGGCGGGAGCGGCGGAGGAAGTGCTAAGACAGGCTTTCTATCAGGCACGGTCATTGATGGATATATCGAAGGCGCAAAGGTCTGCTTGGATGTCAATTCGAACGGAGCTTGCGATACGGGTGAGCCCACTGCGACCACTGACAGTGGTGGCAAATACAAGCTGGACACCGGAAGCATCAGTACCAGCGGCCTGACGGTCATTGCAGAAATTCCCGATACCGCCAAAGACTCTGATGACAACGGCTTGACCCTGCTTGCAGCCGGTAAGTCTGCCTACACCATGGCAGCACCGGCGACAGAGTCTTCCGTCGTCACGCCCATCACCACATTGATTGTTGGCAAAGTCAAAACAGACAACCTGTCAGCCGCCACCGCCAAGGGCCGTGTGCTGGAAGAGCTGGGCTTGGCCTCCGACACCAACCCGTATGAAGACCATGTGGCGGCCGGGAACTCCATCGTTCAGGGCACAGCACGCCAATTGGCTGCGCAGTTACAACAGGCACAGAAAAACCTGCCGGCAGGCACCACGCCGCAAGAGCGGTTGGCGAAGCTTCAAGAGGCAGTCAAAGCGATGCAAGACGCTGCGGGATCCGTTGCCCTCAAGTCTCAAGATGCCGATCCCCTGAACTTGCCGCTAACGCTATCCACCGTTGCGACGGGGAGTTTGTTTGCCTACAAGATGCCTAGCGCTATGGGAAAACAGATCAACGCAACCGCCATGCTGTTCACCCCCAAATCAGTGCCGCCGCCAGGTGGCTGGCCCTTGGTCGTGTTTGGTCACGGGACCGTAGGGGTTGCACAGAGCTGTGCCCCCAGCGTGACCATGAAGGCCACTGGAAATTGGGAATATGCAAGTGTGGTGGCTTCGCTGCTGTCGCAGGGCATGGTGGTAGTCGCTCCTGACTACGAAGGCATGGGCAGCTCTGCAATGGGCGTTGAGGCTGGGCATCCATACCTCGACTTGGGCAGTGCCGGGCGATCCATGGCATTGGCTGCAGTTGGCGCCAAGAAATTGATGACGACACAACTCTCCGGAGCGTGGGCGACTATGGGCCACTCACAGGGCGGGCATGCGGCCTTGGCCGGCGCCCAGTTTGCCGGACTCGCCAAAAAACAGGAGCCCAGCCTGAATTACAAAGGCGCAATTGCGATTGCACCGGCATCCAATCTGCAGATGTCTCTCAACACCATGTGGTCGGGTATTCAAGCCAGCTCGTTAAACCCTGCGAGCTACGCGACGGGATACAACGCAGTGGAGATTAGCAACTTCTATGCAGCGTATGTAGTCAAAGGAACCCAAAGTACGCCCGCTCCACTGACACCTAGCGATGTATTCGGAGCCCGGATGCTGGCTGTCTACAACGCGAAAGTCGGCACTGAGTGTTTCAGTAGCTTCAGCTCATCTGTTTCAACGAGTGTGGGTCAATACGCGGTCACCAATGGCGCGACTCCTGCCGGGTACACAGGTTTCATCAACGCTGCGATCAACGCGACGAATGTCACCCGAGTGCTCAATAGCAATGAGCCCGGCCAAATGAAGCTGCCAGGGAACACCTTGATCGTGCAAGGGTCTGCAGACACCACCGTCTTGCCTTCCAGCACCCGTGCCTTGCTAGCCACTATGCAGTCGAAGGGCTCGCAAGTCACGTTGAGCTACCACGATAGCGTTGCAGCGACCCACGGCGGCGTGCTCGCGGTTCCTGCCGCCCAAGCAGCGGTTACCAATCATCTGAACAGCATGTTTACCGCCCACTAG
- a CDS encoding alpha/beta fold hydrolase, producing the protein MTLLFTLLLIATCLWVFAEWKPDIASRWGLGLERKRSGLVLKSQAIAGFEIPYLEGGQGEVLVLVHGFGGDKDNFTRMARFLTPHFRVIQPDLPGFGDATRDPAARYRMSDQVERLHAFLQALGVQQVILGGNSMGGFIACEYAARFPEQVKALWLLDAAGTAAAHDSPMLRHYLATGDSPLLLRSQADVAKLIRATMARPPYFPGFLKRTLGARAIVDYPLHCAIFKDLSQHSPMLETQHTTWPTPALIVWGTEDAILNPAAARTQEQLFPRHKTIVMQGIGHLPMLEAPAQTAQDFLEFARTLSV; encoded by the coding sequence ATGACACTTCTCTTTACGCTGCTGCTGATCGCCACATGTCTGTGGGTGTTTGCTGAATGGAAGCCTGACATTGCGTCTCGCTGGGGATTGGGGTTGGAGCGCAAGCGCAGCGGACTGGTGCTGAAGTCGCAAGCGATTGCGGGCTTTGAAATCCCCTACCTGGAAGGTGGGCAGGGCGAGGTGCTTGTGCTCGTGCACGGTTTCGGGGGCGACAAAGACAATTTCACGCGCATGGCGCGGTTTTTAACACCGCACTTTCGGGTGATACAGCCCGACCTACCCGGCTTTGGCGATGCAACACGCGACCCCGCAGCGCGGTACCGCATGTCCGATCAAGTGGAGCGCTTGCATGCGTTCCTCCAAGCCTTGGGCGTGCAACAAGTAATTCTCGGTGGCAACTCCATGGGCGGCTTCATCGCGTGCGAATATGCGGCTCGCTTTCCCGAGCAGGTCAAAGCGCTCTGGTTGCTGGATGCTGCTGGCACGGCCGCTGCCCACGACTCACCTATGCTGCGGCACTACCTCGCCACTGGCGACTCTCCCCTCCTGCTGCGCAGCCAAGCCGACGTGGCCAAGTTGATCCGCGCCACCATGGCGCGTCCTCCCTACTTCCCCGGCTTCTTGAAGCGCACTTTGGGTGCGCGCGCGATAGTGGACTACCCCTTGCATTGCGCGATCTTCAAAGACCTCAGCCAACATTCGCCCATGCTCGAAACCCAACACACGACCTGGCCAACCCCGGCGCTGATCGTGTGGGGGACGGAAGATGCCATCTTGAACCCGGCAGCTGCCCGGACCCAGGAGCAGCTGTTTCCGCGCCACAAGACTATCGTGATGCAGGGCATCGGGCACTTGCCCATGCTGGAAGCGCCCGCCCAGACCGCCCAAGACTTCCTGGAGTTTGCGCGCACGCTATCGGTTTAA
- a CDS encoding flavin-containing monooxygenase, whose product MSEHFDVLIVGAGISGIGMACHLQKESPGKRYAILERRSAIGGTWDLFRYPGVRSDSDMFSFAYGFRPWMSPKVLSEGRLVREYVKETAEEYGVDRHIRFGLKILKADWSSDQNLWTITALQEATGETSAYTCNFFVSCTGYYDYDQGHLPVFPGLDRFEGQTIHPQFWPENLDYRGKRVVVIGSGATAVTIVPAMVAQAAHVTMLQRTPTYYFIAPTLEKAIALLGRFLPARWIYGTLRSAYIALQRALYKGAKRWPQAMRKFMLRPIQKMLGDTVDMRHFTPSYNPWDQRMCVVPDGDLFKAIKSGKATIVTDEIATFTEHGILLKSGETLDADIVVTATGIRLKTFGGMDITLDGAPVATHQLLSYRAVLMQDLPNMAFIFGYTNASWTLKADIASRYVCRLLNYMDSKGIARATPRAPAGQLGEGNVMSSLTSGYILRDVSELPRQGRSGPWRVTHAYEVDKTLLLNESIDDGALEFVRRG is encoded by the coding sequence ATGAGCGAACATTTTGATGTGCTGATCGTTGGCGCAGGTATTTCAGGCATCGGCATGGCGTGTCATTTGCAGAAAGAATCGCCGGGCAAGCGATACGCCATTCTCGAGCGGCGGAGCGCTATTGGTGGCACCTGGGATTTGTTTCGCTACCCCGGGGTGCGCTCCGATTCCGACATGTTTTCTTTCGCCTATGGCTTTCGGCCCTGGATGTCGCCCAAGGTGCTGTCCGAAGGTCGACTGGTGCGCGAGTACGTCAAGGAGACTGCTGAGGAATATGGCGTGGACCGCCACATCCGCTTCGGCCTGAAAATCCTCAAGGCGGATTGGTCCAGCGATCAGAACCTCTGGACGATCACGGCCCTGCAGGAGGCCACCGGTGAAACCAGCGCCTACACCTGCAATTTCTTTGTGAGTTGCACCGGCTATTACGACTACGACCAAGGGCACCTCCCGGTGTTCCCCGGCCTCGATCGCTTTGAAGGGCAGACGATTCATCCGCAGTTCTGGCCCGAAAACCTGGACTACCGGGGCAAGCGGGTCGTGGTGATCGGCAGTGGCGCCACGGCGGTCACGATTGTTCCGGCCATGGTGGCTCAAGCTGCGCATGTCACCATGTTGCAGCGCACACCCACCTACTACTTCATCGCACCCACACTTGAAAAGGCGATTGCACTGCTGGGGCGTTTCCTGCCTGCGCGCTGGATTTATGGGACCTTGCGTAGTGCCTATATCGCTTTGCAGCGTGCGCTCTACAAGGGTGCCAAGCGCTGGCCCCAAGCCATGCGAAAGTTCATGTTGCGCCCTATTCAGAAAATGCTGGGGGACACCGTGGACATGCGCCACTTCACACCCAGCTATAACCCGTGGGACCAGCGCATGTGTGTGGTGCCCGATGGCGACCTGTTCAAGGCCATCAAGTCGGGCAAGGCGACTATCGTCACCGACGAAATAGCCACGTTTACCGAGCATGGCATTTTGCTCAAGTCAGGTGAGACGCTGGACGCGGACATTGTGGTGACTGCAACCGGCATACGCCTCAAGACCTTCGGTGGCATGGACATCACCCTGGACGGCGCACCGGTGGCGACCCACCAGCTGCTGAGCTACCGCGCGGTGCTGATGCAAGACCTGCCCAACATGGCCTTCATTTTTGGTTACACCAATGCCTCGTGGACGCTCAAGGCAGACATCGCTTCGCGCTACGTGTGCCGGCTGCTCAATTACATGGATAGCAAGGGCATTGCACGTGCAACGCCCCGCGCTCCCGCCGGACAACTGGGCGAGGGCAATGTGATGAGTTCACTGACCTCGGGCTATATCCTGCGGGATGTGAGCGAACTGCCACGCCAAGGCCGCAGCGGTCCATGGCGCGTGACCCATGCCTACGAAGTCGACAAAACCTTGCTGCTGAACGAGTCGATTGACGATGGCGCGTTGGAGTTCGTGCGGCGGGGTTAA
- the groES gene encoding co-chaperone GroES, protein MNLRPLADRVIVKRVETETKTASGIYIPDNAAEKPDQGEVLAVGPGKTNDKGETKALTVKVGDRVLFGKYSGQTVKVNGDELLVMKEDDLFAVVEK, encoded by the coding sequence ATGAACCTGCGTCCTTTGGCAGATCGCGTGATTGTTAAGCGCGTCGAAACCGAAACCAAGACTGCTTCCGGCATCTACATCCCTGACAACGCAGCTGAGAAGCCTGACCAAGGTGAAGTGTTGGCTGTCGGTCCCGGCAAGACCAACGACAAGGGCGAAACCAAGGCCCTGACCGTGAAGGTCGGCGACCGCGTGTTGTTCGGCAAGTACTCCGGCCAGACCGTCAAGGTCAATGGCGATGAGCTGCTGGTCATGAAAGAAGACGACCTGTTCGCAGTCGTCGAGAAGTAA
- the groL gene encoding chaperonin GroEL (60 kDa chaperone family; promotes refolding of misfolded polypeptides especially under stressful conditions; forms two stacked rings of heptamers to form a barrel-shaped 14mer; ends can be capped by GroES; misfolded proteins enter the barrel where they are refolded when GroES binds), whose amino-acid sequence MAAKDVIFGGEARARMVEGVNILANAVKVTLGPKGRNVVLERSFGAPTVTKDGVSVAKEIELKDKLQNMGAQMVKEVASKTSDNAGDGTTTATVLAQAIVREGMKYVAAGMNPMDLKRGIDKAVTALIEELKKASKPTTTSKEIAQVGSISANSDASIGDIIANAMDKVGKEGVITVEDGKSLQNELDVVEGMQFDRGYLSPYFINNPEKQAALLDNPFVLLFDKKISNIRDLLPTLEQVAKAGRPLLIIAEDVDGEALATLVVNTIRGILKVVAVKAPGFGDRRKAMLEDIAILTGGKVIAEEVGLTLEKVTLADLGSAKRVEVGKENTIIIDGAGAAADIEARVKQVRVQIEEATSDYDREKLQERVAKLAGGVAVIKVGAATEVEMKEKKARVEDALHATRAAVEEGIVAGGGVALLRAKQAAGEIKGDNADQDAGIKLVLKAIEAPLREIVFNAGGEASVVVNAVLGGKGNYGFNAANDTYGDMIEMGILDPTKVTRTALQNAASVASLMLTTECMVSEAPKEEAAGGGMPDMGGMGGMGGMGM is encoded by the coding sequence ATGGCAGCAAAAGACGTAATTTTCGGCGGCGAAGCCCGCGCTCGCATGGTTGAAGGCGTGAACATTTTGGCTAACGCGGTCAAAGTGACTTTGGGCCCTAAGGGTCGCAACGTGGTTCTGGAGCGCTCTTTCGGCGCCCCCACCGTGACCAAGGACGGTGTGTCCGTGGCCAAGGAAATCGAACTCAAAGACAAGCTGCAAAACATGGGCGCGCAGATGGTCAAGGAAGTCGCTTCCAAGACTTCTGACAACGCAGGCGACGGTACTACTACCGCTACCGTGTTGGCTCAAGCCATCGTTCGCGAAGGCATGAAGTACGTGGCCGCCGGCATGAACCCGATGGACCTGAAGCGCGGTATCGACAAGGCAGTGACTGCTCTGATCGAAGAGCTGAAGAAGGCTTCCAAGCCCACCACCACTTCCAAGGAAATCGCCCAAGTGGGTTCCATTTCCGCCAACTCTGACGCATCCATTGGCGACATCATCGCCAACGCGATGGACAAAGTGGGCAAAGAAGGCGTGATCACTGTGGAAGACGGCAAGTCCCTGCAGAACGAACTCGACGTCGTCGAAGGCATGCAGTTCGACCGCGGCTACCTGTCCCCTTACTTCATCAACAACCCAGAAAAGCAAGCTGCTTTGCTGGACAACCCGTTTGTTCTGTTGTTCGACAAGAAGATCAGCAACATCCGTGACTTGTTGCCTACTCTGGAACAAGTCGCCAAGGCTGGCCGTCCTTTGTTGATCATTGCTGAAGATGTCGATGGCGAAGCCCTGGCAACTTTGGTGGTGAACACCATCCGCGGCATCCTGAAGGTTGTGGCTGTGAAGGCTCCTGGTTTCGGTGACCGTCGCAAGGCTATGTTGGAAGACATCGCCATCCTGACCGGCGGCAAGGTGATCGCTGAAGAAGTGGGCCTGACCCTGGAAAAAGTGACTTTGGCCGACCTCGGTTCCGCCAAGCGCGTCGAAGTGGGCAAGGAAAACACCATCATCATCGACGGTGCTGGCGCTGCTGCTGACATCGAAGCCCGCGTGAAGCAAGTCCGCGTGCAGATCGAAGAAGCCACTTCCGACTACGACCGTGAAAAGCTGCAAGAGCGCGTGGCCAAGTTGGCTGGCGGTGTTGCCGTGATCAAGGTGGGTGCTGCTACCGAAGTCGAAATGAAGGAAAAGAAGGCCCGCGTCGAAGACGCCCTGCACGCTACCCGCGCTGCTGTGGAAGAAGGCATTGTGGCTGGTGGTGGCGTGGCTCTGCTGCGTGCCAAGCAAGCTGCTGGCGAAATCAAGGGTGACAACGCTGACCAAGACGCCGGTATCAAGCTGGTGTTGAAGGCTATCGAAGCACCTTTGCGCGAGATCGTGTTCAATGCCGGTGGCGAAGCCTCTGTGGTGGTGAACGCTGTGTTGGGTGGCAAGGGCAACTACGGCTTCAACGCTGCCAACGACACCTACGGCGACATGATCGAAATGGGTATTCTGGACCCCACCAAGGTGACACGTACTGCTCTGCAGAACGCAGCTTCCGTGGCCTCCTTGATGTTGACGACCGAGTGCATGGTGTCTGAAGCTCCGAAGGAAGAAGCTGCTGGCGGCGGTATGCCTGATATGGGTGGTATGGGCGGCATGGGCGGCATGGGCATGTAA
- a CDS encoding HAD family hydrolase, with product MNVVFDFGAVLFTWRPVDLMMECFPQRAATRAEAGHLAHEVFGHHEWQAFDRGTIAMADVVAQVANRAGLDATVLGTLVESIGERLTPMPESVALFKSLVALSAQRAARGGEPLKLYYLSNMPVPYARTLERVNAFLQDFDGGIFSGDELLIKPEPAIYQCLQKRYALEPAKTVFLDDLLPNIQAAQAEGWHGIHFHTAQQAVQELQALGLSEISL from the coding sequence ATGAATGTGGTGTTTGACTTTGGCGCTGTGCTGTTTACCTGGCGCCCGGTGGATTTGATGATGGAGTGCTTTCCCCAGCGCGCCGCGACCCGTGCCGAGGCTGGGCACCTGGCGCATGAGGTATTCGGCCATCACGAGTGGCAAGCCTTTGACCGGGGCACGATCGCCATGGCGGACGTGGTGGCCCAAGTGGCTAATCGCGCGGGTTTGGATGCTACGGTGCTCGGCACGCTGGTCGAGAGCATTGGCGAGCGGCTGACCCCCATGCCGGAGTCGGTAGCCTTGTTCAAGAGTTTGGTGGCCTTGAGCGCGCAACGTGCAGCCCGTGGAGGCGAGCCCTTGAAGCTCTACTACCTCTCCAACATGCCCGTGCCGTATGCCCGTACGCTGGAGCGCGTGAACGCATTTCTGCAAGACTTTGACGGCGGCATTTTCTCGGGCGACGAACTGCTCATCAAACCCGAGCCCGCCATCTACCAATGCCTGCAAAAGCGCTACGCCCTCGAGCCCGCCAAGACGGTCTTTCTGGACGACCTGCTCCCCAACATCCAGGCCGCGCAGGCCGAAGGCTGGCACGGCATCCACTTCCACACCGCGCAACAGGCAGTGCAAGAGTTGCAAGCCCTGGGTTTAAGCGAAATTAGCCTATAG
- a CDS encoding MBL fold metallo-hydrolase produces MVTRRDFFVGGGAAVAAYAAGSFLPLGAQSAPNFGAPSVVQVGFRKQKLGDFEVIALNDGVTRRPLAAEFVRNAPLGEVQELLKSQNLPTEYLDVPYTAFLVIAGNRKVLLDTGFSDNGGPTTGRLVANLNAAGYKVEDIDTVILSHFHGDHILGVRNKAGQLVYPNAKIMVPSVEHAFWMDDARMAAAPDAMKGAFQTVRRMLGGLNDSQMVKFEAGTEIVPGIKSVAAYGHTPGHTLFMVESKGEKFAYVADITNVPQLFARNPDWAVQFDMNAEEARVARRKVFDMIVNDKVMAGGFHFPFPAFGRVEKLGNGFEFKPVA; encoded by the coding sequence ATGGTGACTCGGCGCGATTTCTTTGTCGGTGGCGGTGCGGCAGTGGCGGCTTATGCAGCCGGATCCTTTTTGCCCTTGGGCGCCCAATCGGCCCCCAACTTCGGCGCACCCAGTGTGGTGCAGGTGGGCTTTCGCAAGCAAAAGCTGGGTGACTTTGAAGTCATCGCCCTGAACGACGGTGTCACCCGCCGCCCCTTGGCCGCTGAGTTTGTGCGCAATGCCCCCTTGGGCGAAGTGCAAGAGCTGCTGAAATCGCAAAACCTGCCCACCGAATACCTGGATGTGCCGTACACCGCCTTCCTGGTCATTGCTGGCAACCGCAAAGTGCTGCTTGACACCGGTTTCTCGGACAACGGCGGCCCCACCACCGGCCGCTTGGTGGCCAATTTGAATGCTGCGGGCTACAAGGTGGAAGACATTGACACCGTGATCCTGAGCCACTTTCACGGCGACCACATTTTGGGTGTGCGCAACAAGGCGGGCCAATTGGTGTACCCCAATGCCAAGATCATGGTCCCGTCCGTCGAGCATGCGTTCTGGATGGACGACGCCCGCATGGCCGCAGCACCTGACGCCATGAAGGGCGCCTTCCAGACCGTGCGCCGCATGTTGGGTGGCCTGAACGACAGCCAGATGGTGAAGTTTGAAGCCGGCACCGAAATTGTGCCCGGCATCAAGAGCGTGGCGGCCTATGGTCATACCCCCGGTCACACACTGTTTATGGTGGAGAGCAAGGGTGAAAAGTTCGCCTACGTGGCCGACATCACCAACGTGCCCCAGCTGTTTGCGCGCAACCCTGATTGGGCGGTGCAGTTCGACATGAATGCCGAAGAGGCCCGCGTGGCCCGCCGCAAGGTGTTTGACATGATCGTGAACGACAAGGTCATGGCGGGTGGCTTCCACTTCCCGTTCCCGGCGTTTGGCCGCGTCGAGAAGCTGGGCAATGGTTTTGAATTCAAGCCAGTCGCTTGA
- a CDS encoding winged helix-turn-helix domain-containing protein gives MQTLSLPQARALHLAAQGLLQPLARPAQEGDVAACVQRMGLLQIDTIHVVARSPYLVLHARLGDYPPAWLEDALANGALFETWAHEACFAPADDLHLHRAYNREGRTHWGIAHAQKLAAAQRPQLDALLEQIRTQGPVKSSDFVRLEGKGGAWWGWKDEKRWLEALFALGELMIARRDHFHRVYDLSERVAPVLRQPAPALPPDALAAVWVEKAVTALGVTQARWINDYFRTKPRLQDAHLEALVRAGRIQRVAVEGWAAAGYVHTDHTGLLQQALAGDLVACHTALLSPFDPVVWDRERASTFFDFDYKLECYTPEAQRVHGYFVLPILCRGELIGRLDAKAHRAGGVFEVKSLHAQPGCVWTEQQVQEVAAAIHRCAAWHGTPQVRIGKTQPAKLAAALRRALKRA, from the coding sequence TTGCAGACGCTCAGCCTGCCTCAAGCCCGCGCGCTGCACTTGGCAGCGCAGGGCCTGTTGCAGCCGCTTGCACGCCCCGCACAAGAAGGCGATGTAGCGGCCTGTGTGCAGCGCATGGGCTTGCTGCAGATTGACACCATCCATGTGGTGGCGCGCAGCCCGTATCTGGTGTTGCATGCCCGCTTGGGCGACTACCCGCCGGCATGGCTGGAAGACGCGTTGGCCAACGGCGCCTTGTTTGAAACCTGGGCCCACGAGGCCTGCTTTGCCCCCGCTGATGATTTGCACTTGCACCGCGCCTACAACCGCGAGGGGCGCACGCATTGGGGCATCGCCCATGCCCAGAAACTCGCTGCGGCCCAGCGCCCGCAGCTGGATGCCTTGCTGGAGCAGATCCGCACGCAGGGGCCGGTGAAGTCGTCTGACTTTGTGCGGCTTGAAGGCAAGGGCGGCGCTTGGTGGGGCTGGAAAGACGAAAAGCGTTGGCTGGAGGCCTTGTTTGCTCTCGGCGAGCTGATGATCGCGCGCCGTGACCACTTTCACCGCGTCTACGACCTGAGCGAGCGGGTGGCACCTGTATTGCGCCAGCCTGCACCCGCATTGCCGCCAGACGCGCTCGCAGCCGTATGGGTAGAGAAGGCTGTGACTGCACTGGGGGTGACCCAAGCGCGGTGGATCAACGATTACTTCCGGACCAAGCCGCGCCTGCAGGATGCGCACTTGGAGGCGCTGGTGCGTGCAGGGCGCATCCAGCGAGTGGCTGTTGAGGGGTGGGCTGCGGCCGGCTATGTGCACACCGACCATACCGGCCTGCTGCAACAGGCGCTGGCAGGCGACTTGGTGGCCTGCCACACCGCACTCTTGTCGCCGTTTGACCCTGTGGTGTGGGACCGCGAGCGGGCCTCCACCTTTTTTGATTTTGACTACAAGCTGGAGTGCTACACCCCCGAGGCGCAGCGCGTGCACGGCTACTTTGTATTGCCGATTTTGTGCCGCGGCGAGCTCATAGGCCGGCTGGATGCCAAAGCGCACCGGGCAGGGGGCGTGTTTGAAGTGAAGTCACTCCACGCCCAGCCGGGTTGTGTGTGGACTGAACAGCAGGTGCAAGAAGTTGCTGCTGCCATCCACCGCTGTGCCGCATGGCACGGTACCCCGCAGGTGCGCATAGGCAAGACACAACCTGCCAAGTTGGCTGCCGCTTTGCGGCGAGCACTCAAGCGCGCTTGA